The following are from one region of the Ochotona princeps isolate mOchPri1 chromosome 4, mOchPri1.hap1, whole genome shotgun sequence genome:
- the SLN gene encoding sarcolipin produces MERSTRELCLNFTVVLITIILIWLLVRSYQY; encoded by the coding sequence ATGGAGCGGTCCACTCGGGAGCTGTGTCTCAACTTCACTGTTGTCCTTATCACGATCATCCTTATCTGGCTCTTGGTGAGGTCCTATCAGTACTGA